Part of the Halalkalibacter krulwichiae genome is shown below.
AATTGATCTCTGACATGAGCAATAGAGAACAATTTGAAATGTTTTCTTTGTATTTATATGAAAAGTTCAGGATTAAAGTGGCAGAGGAAGGACTTGGTCAGATCTTAAATCAAGATGATCAAGATGATTCGAAATTTCTTCATTAGACGCAGTGCTCATAATGAAAGTTGAATAAACTCCGAATTCTTCCCTCTATGATTCTAAAGAAATACTGCTCCTTTTGCTAAATACAACCCATTTCATTCACGAACGATCGTCCTACTACGTATGATAATTCGAGAATGAAATGAGGTGAAAAATGAATGAATCAGAA
Proteins encoded:
- a CDS encoding DUF6154 family protein translates to MKFINNLYQLYKDQLTGDEEDALIIINGILQNFSDEDIHKLISDMSNREQFEMFSLYLYEKFRIKVAEEGLGQILNQDDQDDSKFLH